In Planctomycetota bacterium, the genomic window TGCCGGCACGACATTCGTGGTCATGCTGCTGGCCTATGTGTCGACACCGTGGTGGCTGATGGCACTCGCCGTCGTCCTTCTGCTCCGGCGCCGGCCCGACGGCCCGTGGACCCCCGACGGGGCGTTTGCCTCCGGGAGGTTCGCCGTGGCGCCGTCGGCCTGGCGCCTCGCCGGAGCGCTCGTCGCGGTGGGGCTCGTGCTGCTGCCGTTCACGCAGCCGGAGCAGTGGCGCCGCCACGCGGTGGAGAGGGCGTTTCGCGCGGGGGACGTGGCCGGTGCGATCACGGAGATCGAGCGCCATGGCCGCGGCGGCTTTCCGCCCCACTGGGATCCGCCGCCGCGCACCGGATTCGGCGAGCAGGTGCCGGGACTTCCCGCGATCGTGGCGGCGCTGGTGGCCACCGATCCGCCGCCGTGGGTGCGCGAGATCTTCCTGGCCAAGGCGCACAACCTCGACGTGCTGGCAGGCCCGGGAGGCGTGGTCAAAACGCTCGGCGACGAAATGCTCGCCGACTACGTCGCCTCCCTCGAACGGCTCCCCGAGGGAGCGCGGCTGGCGACGTTGCACGTGCGGGCGCTCGAGGAGTTTTCGAAGCGGCACATCGACGAGACGATCGAGCCGTCCGCCGAGCGGCTCGCGCTTCTCGACCGGCTCGGGGCACTGGCCGGGATACCCCGCGAACAACCCGTGCCGTGATGGATCATGGTGTGTGCGCGCCGGCTCGTCAGCGGGCGCCGGGCTCCTCGATCACCGGGTTGGTGAGCCGGCCGATCCCCTCGATCTCGATCGTCACCTCGTCGCCGGGGCGGAGGTAGACCGGTGGCGTCCGTGCGAACCCGACGCCGTGGGGCGTGCCGGTGAGGATCACCGTGCCGGGGCGGAGGTGCATGCTCGCCGAGAGGAACTCGACCAGCGTCGGCACGTCGAAGATCATGTCGGAGGTGTTCCAGTCCTGCATCACCTGGCCGTTCACGAGCGTGCGGATCGCCAGCCGGCCGGGGTCGGGGATCTCGTCGGTGGTCACCAGCGCCGGCCCGAGCGGGCAGAAGGTCGCAAACGTCTTGCCGCGACACCACTGGCCGCCGCCGCCGTTGCGCTGCCAGTCGCGGGCACTGACGTCGTTGGCGCAGGTGTAGCCGAGGACGTGGTCGAGGGCCCGGGCCCGGGGGACGTTGCGGCAGGCCTTGCCGATCACGATCGCCAACTCGCACTCGTAATCGACCATGTCGCTGCGCAGCGTGCGCGGCAGCTCGATCGGATCGCCGGGGTTCTGCACGGCGCCGGAGTTTTTCAGGAACAGCACCGGGTGCTCGGGCACCGCCTGGCCCCCTTCGGCGGCATGGCGCTTGTAGTTGAGCCCGATGCAGAGGATGTCGCGCGGCTCGAGGGGCGCGAGCAGCTTGTCGACCGTCGCCGGCCGGCCACTGTCGGTGAGCCGGCCGAAGAGCTCGCCGTCGAGGAGCGTGACGCGGCCGTCGGCGTGGAGCCGGCCCAGGCACTCGCTGCCGGCGGAGAGGAAGCGGACGATTTTCACTGGCGCTGGTCTCCGAGGTCGGGAGCGGGAAGCGTCCATGCTACCGCACGCCTGCGGCGGACAGCCGCGGACGTCGGGGCGTAGACTGCGACCGGCGGCGCGCGACCGGCGGCTCCGGTGGCGGAGGACACGAGCGTGGAGGGGGCGATGGCGCGCGGCGGCATGGCGTGGCTGGCAGTCGTGATCACGATCGGGGGGGCGATGATGGGCGGACGAGTCACGGCCGACGAACCGCCGGGACCACGCGCGGAGGCGTGGCGGCGTGTCCAGCAGGCGCTCGACGAAGCCCGGCCGCAGTCGGCCGGCGCGGCGCTGGCGGGGATCGAGGCGGAGGCCGTCGCCGCCGGGGCCTGGGACGAGGCAGCCCGCGCCATCGCGACGCGCGTCGTCGTCGAGACGGGTGACCGGCCCCCTGACGATCCGGAGCGTGTCGTGCGCCTCGCGCGGCGGATCGCCGAGGCGCCCGAGGCGACGCGGCAGGTTCTCGAGGCGATCGAGGCCAACTGGCTGGTTGGCTACTTCCTCGCCAACCGCTGGCGCTACCAGGAGCGCACCGCCGGCGGTGCCGACGGGGGGCTGGAGACGATCGCCGAGTGGGATCTGCCCCGGATCATCGCGGAGATCAGCGGCCGTTTCGCGGCGGCGATCGGGCCGCCGGGGAGCCCCGAGCGGCGGCGGCTCCAGGGGCAGCCGGTGGAACGGTGGGCGTTGCTCCTGCCGCCGGCGCCGATGCCCGATGCCTGGCGGCCGACGCTGTTCGACGTCGTCGCCCACGACAGCCTGTCGTTTTTCGCCCTCGGCGAGCGCGGGCTGGTCGAGCCTGAGGATGCGTTCGAGATCGACGCCGCGGGCCCGGCGCTGGCCGATGCCGACACCTTCCGCGCCTGGCGGCCGGAAGGCACCACCGCCGACGCCGCCGCGCCGCTGCTGGCGGCGGCGCTCCTCCACCGCGAGCTCCTCGACTTCCACGCGGCCGACGACACCCCCACCGCGCGGTTCGCCGCGGACCTCGAGCGGATCGAGTGGGCGGCGCGAAGCGCCGTGGGCGACAACGTCGCCGCCCGCCACCGCGAGGCACTGGAAACCTTCATCGCCGCCGCCGGTGACGATCCGACCGGCGCCCTTGGCCGCTACCACCTCGCCACGCTCCTCCAGGGGGACGACCCGGCTGCGGCACTGGCGCTTTCGCGCGAGGGGGCGGCGCGGCATCCCGACTCGCCGGGAGGGCGTCACTGCCGGCAGCTCGCCGCGGCCCTCGAAGTGCCGCAGTTGCAGGTGATCGCCGAGCGCGCCTGGGCCGAGCCATGGCCGGCCGTGTGCGTGCGCTACCGCAACCTCACGCGCCTCCACCTCCGCCTCTGCCGGGCCGACTGGCAGGCGCGGCTCGCCGCGGGCAAGGCCCATGCGTCCTGGATCGACGACGACGACCGCGACGCGATCCTGGCGCTCCCCGCCGAGCGGCAGCGCGTGGTCGAGCTGCCGGCGACACCCGACTTCCGCCAGCGCGACGAGGAGGTCGCCGTCGACGAGCTGGCCGCGGGGCTCGCCCCCGGCGCCTGGTGGCTGGTGGCCAGCCCGCAGGCCGGCGCTCCCGGCGACGACAACCCGGTGAGCGTGACGCTGGTGTGGGTGACGCGGCTGGCGCTG contains:
- a CDS encoding fumarylacetoacetate hydrolase family protein, which codes for MDASRSRPRRPAPVKIVRFLSAGSECLGRLHADGRVTLLDGELFGRLTDSGRPATVDKLLAPLEPRDILCIGLNYKRHAAEGGQAVPEHPVLFLKNSGAVQNPGDPIELPRTLRSDMVDYECELAIVIGKACRNVPRARALDHVLGYTCANDVSARDWQRNGGGGQWCRGKTFATFCPLGPALVTTDEIPDPGRLAIRTLVNGQVMQDWNTSDMIFDVPTLVEFLSASMHLRPGTVILTGTPHGVGFARTPPVYLRPGDEVTIEIEGIGRLTNPVIEEPGAR